The Oncorhynchus gorbuscha isolate QuinsamMale2020 ecotype Even-year unplaced genomic scaffold, OgorEven_v1.0 Un_scaffold_17974, whole genome shotgun sequence DNA segment ctctctctctctctctctctctgtttctcattctgtctctctctctctgtctctctctgtctctctctgtctctctgtgtctgtctctatgtctctctctctctgtgtctgtctctctctctctgtgtctgtctctgtctctctctctctctctctctgtctctctctgtctctctctgtctctctctctctgtctctgtctctctcattctgtctctctctctccttcttttttcTTCCCCAGGCTGTGTGTGTAGAGGATGGGATAGGGGTGGTGTCGGGGTCGATCGGGATGTCGGACTTCTCCGATGAGATCTTGTTAAGTATCCTGCGCTATGTCTCGACCTCTGACCTCGTGAATAACGTTTCCCGGACCTGCCGCAAACTACACACGCTCTGCTATGACAAGACACTGCTGACCACGGTCACACTGTCTGAAGAAtacacggtaacacacacacacacacacacacacacacacacacacacacacacacacacacacacacacacacacacgcacacacgcacacacacacacacacacacacacacacacacacacacacacacacacacacgcgcacatacacatacacacacattataaacacacacacacactcatacacacacacacacacacactcatacacacacacacacacacattataaacacacacacacgcacacacactcatacatacatacacacatatacatacacacattataaacacacacacacacacgctcacacacacacacacacacacacattataaacacacacacacacacattataaacacacacacacacacacacacacacacacacacacacactgcaacaaaTTATTTTATCTTAATTCTCTGACTTCCCTCTTCAGGCTGATGACGGCGCTATTCGCCAGGTGCTGAAGCATCTATCCAATCACGTGCAGTCCCTCAGCCTTAGCGGCTGCTATTGGCTGTCGGGTTCTACCATCGACCGCCTGATTCGCTGTCGCTCCCTGGTGCGTCTGGACCTATCAGGTTGTCGCGTCACCTCCCTGCGTCTGTCccgcctcctctcatccctccccctcctccgatCTCTCGCTTTTGACGTATCGCCTGGCTTCGATTCCGCCCAGCTGAGTGGGGAGGCCCGTGATTCGCTGTCTCGGCTGTCGGAGCTGAGACAGACGGTCCTAACGCCGAGTTACGGGGTCGTTCCCTGCTGCTCCAGCCTCTTCAGTCTGCAGCTGCAGCTGGACATACTTGATGTCACCAGGTGGTGATACCTCtctggtttcactgtgtgtttatagtgtgtgtgtgtgtgtttataatgtgtgtgtgtgtgtgtgtgtgtagggagggtACCAGTGTGTGTTGCCAGTTGATGATGGGTCAGAGCAGTGTTCCTCACTACCAACAGCTGGAGGAGTTTACTGCCTGTCTGGCACCTGGAGAGGTaaggtgtttataatgtgtgtgtgtttataatgtgtgtgtgtgtttataatgtgtgtgtgtgtttataatgtgtgtgtgt contains these protein-coding regions:
- the LOC124030906 gene encoding F-box/LRR-repeat protein 18-like, which encodes MSDFSDEILLSILRYVSTSDLVNNVSRTCRKLHTLCYDKTLLTTVTLSEEYTADDGAIRQVLKHLSNHVQSLSLSGCYWLSGSTIDRLIRCRSLVRLDLSGCRVTSLRLSRLLSSLPLLRSLAFDVSPGFDSAQLSGEARDSLSRLSELRQTVLTPSYGVVPCCSSLFSLQLQLDILDVTREGTSVCCQLMMGQSSVPHYQQLEEFTACLAPGEVNQTLLLLYLAVFS